One segment of Agromyces albus DNA contains the following:
- a CDS encoding CoA-acylating methylmalonate-semialdehyde dehydrogenase — MSNTTENLPVADPFVEDGGLPVVGHWIDGAVHVSRSGRTSPVYDPAIGRQTKEVALADEAEIELAIASAAKAFPRWAAMSMTKRQAVVFRFRELLNERKHELAEIITSEHGKVVSDAAGEVQRGLEVVELATGFPNILKGDYSENVSTGIDVYSTKQPLGVVGIISPFNFPAMVPMWFFPIAIAAGNAVILKPSEKDPSAAIWMAELWKEAGLPDGVFNVLQGDKLAVDGLLTSPEVQSISFVGSTPIAKYIYETAAKHGKRVQALGGAKNHMLVLPDADLDLVADQAINAGFGSAGERCMAISVVLAVEPVADELIEKITERIGKLRIGDGRGEPDMGPLVTAQHRDKVAAYIDIAAEDGATVVVDGRGIDVDGAADGFWLGPTLLDNVPTTSRAYTEEIFGPVLSVVRVESFQEGVDLINSGEFGNGTAIFTNDGGAARRFQNEIQVGMIGINVPIPVPVAYYSFGGWKDSLFGDSKAYGIQGFDFFTRQKAITSRWLDPATHGGINLGFPKND; from the coding sequence ATGAGCAACACCACCGAGAACCTCCCGGTCGCAGACCCGTTCGTCGAGGACGGCGGGCTCCCGGTCGTCGGCCACTGGATCGACGGCGCCGTGCACGTCTCGCGCAGCGGTCGCACCTCCCCCGTCTACGACCCCGCGATCGGCCGCCAGACCAAGGAGGTCGCGCTCGCCGACGAGGCGGAGATCGAGCTCGCCATCGCGTCGGCCGCGAAGGCGTTCCCGCGCTGGGCGGCGATGTCGATGACCAAGCGCCAGGCGGTTGTGTTCCGGTTCCGCGAGCTCCTCAACGAACGCAAGCACGAGCTCGCCGAGATCATCACGAGCGAGCACGGCAAGGTCGTCTCCGACGCCGCCGGCGAGGTGCAGCGCGGCCTCGAGGTCGTCGAGCTCGCGACCGGCTTCCCGAACATCCTCAAGGGCGACTACTCCGAGAACGTGTCGACGGGCATCGACGTCTACTCCACCAAGCAGCCGCTCGGCGTGGTCGGCATCATCAGCCCGTTCAACTTCCCCGCCATGGTGCCGATGTGGTTCTTCCCCATCGCGATCGCCGCGGGCAACGCCGTCATCCTGAAGCCGAGCGAGAAGGACCCGTCGGCCGCGATCTGGATGGCCGAGCTCTGGAAGGAGGCGGGTCTGCCCGATGGCGTGTTCAACGTGCTGCAGGGCGACAAGCTCGCCGTCGACGGACTGCTCACCAGCCCCGAGGTGCAGTCGATCTCGTTTGTCGGCTCCACGCCCATCGCGAAGTACATCTACGAGACCGCGGCGAAGCACGGCAAGCGCGTCCAGGCGCTCGGCGGGGCGAAGAACCACATGCTCGTCCTACCCGACGCCGACCTCGACCTCGTCGCCGACCAGGCGATCAACGCGGGCTTCGGCTCCGCCGGCGAGCGCTGCATGGCGATCAGCGTCGTGCTCGCGGTCGAGCCGGTCGCCGACGAGCTCATCGAGAAGATCACCGAGCGCATCGGCAAGCTGCGCATCGGCGACGGCCGAGGCGAGCCCGACATGGGCCCGCTCGTCACGGCGCAGCATCGCGACAAGGTCGCCGCGTACATCGACATCGCCGCCGAGGACGGCGCGACGGTCGTGGTCGACGGCCGTGGCATCGACGTCGACGGCGCCGCCGACGGCTTCTGGCTCGGCCCGACGCTGCTCGACAACGTGCCCACGACGAGCCGCGCGTACACCGAGGAGATCTTCGGACCGGTGCTCTCGGTCGTGCGCGTCGAGAGCTTCCAGGAGGGCGTCGACCTCATCAACTCCGGCGAGTTCGGCAACGGCACCGCCATCTTCACGAACGACGGTGGGGCGGCCCGCCGCTTCCAGAACGAGATCCAGGTCGGCATGATCGGCATCAACGTGCCGATCCCCGTGCCCGTCGCGTACTACTCGTTCGGCGGCTGGAAGGACTCGCTGTTCGGCGACTCGAAGGCCTACGGCATCCAGGGCTTCGACTTCTTCACCCGACAGAAGGCGATCACCTCGCGCTGGCTCGACCCCGCGACCCACGGCGGGATCAACCTCGGGTTCCCGAAGAACGACTGA